Proteins encoded together in one Desulfosporosinus meridiei DSM 13257 window:
- a CDS encoding AAA family ATPase — MKYDILLGLAIGVFAFLVTMGYNVFPIGLLFVTSYLVWKYVISRQMVKNGSGVAVPTTGIDFEDIGGQSVAKKELQEALDFLLYSDKMKALGIRPLKGILLSGPTGTGKTLLAKAAARYTNSAFLSVSGSEFVEMYAGVGAERVRGLFRRAREMVRKEKKSSAIIFIDEMDILGAKRGSNVSHHEYDQTLNQLLIEMDGLKADQGPNILVMGATNRPEALDAALLRPGRFDRQVKVDLPDKDGRLAILKIHTKNKPLAPEVRLESIAHETFGFSGAHLESLTNEAAILAMREEASEINEHHLHEAVEKVMLGEKLDRKPTTEELRRIAIHESGHALLAETVRPNSVSQVSIRSRGNALGYVRHYPKDDLYLYTKDMLEEQIMVALAGAVAEEQILGTRSTGAAGDYEQALNLVEKMLLAGMSSLGVTDISRLNADQRQTETRDILTGLEERTTKILKANIETLLRITKILEEEETLGGEVLRSYLQTVA, encoded by the coding sequence ATGAAATATGACATCTTATTAGGCCTTGCGATAGGAGTCTTTGCCTTTTTAGTGACAATGGGCTATAACGTGTTTCCCATAGGGTTACTTTTTGTAACGAGTTATCTGGTTTGGAAATATGTCATTTCTCGCCAGATGGTCAAAAATGGCAGTGGAGTGGCCGTACCGACGACGGGAATAGATTTTGAGGACATCGGTGGGCAAAGCGTTGCGAAAAAAGAGTTGCAGGAAGCATTAGACTTTCTGCTCTATTCTGATAAAATGAAAGCCTTAGGAATTCGCCCTTTGAAAGGAATATTATTGTCCGGCCCCACTGGGACTGGTAAAACACTATTAGCTAAGGCAGCTGCTAGATATACAAATTCAGCATTCTTATCAGTTTCTGGTAGTGAGTTTGTGGAAATGTACGCAGGTGTCGGAGCTGAAAGAGTACGTGGCTTGTTTCGCAGAGCAAGGGAAATGGTGCGCAAGGAGAAGAAGTCTAGTGCCATTATTTTTATTGATGAAATGGATATTTTAGGGGCAAAGCGTGGCAGCAATGTATCCCATCATGAATATGATCAAACACTTAATCAGCTGCTTATTGAAATGGATGGACTTAAAGCAGATCAAGGTCCTAACATCCTAGTTATGGGGGCAACGAATCGACCGGAAGCACTAGACGCTGCTTTACTTCGCCCAGGACGTTTTGATAGGCAAGTGAAAGTTGATCTGCCAGATAAAGACGGACGATTAGCAATACTAAAAATTCATACAAAGAACAAGCCACTAGCACCGGAAGTGCGCTTAGAAAGTATTGCTCATGAGACTTTTGGTTTTTCAGGTGCTCATTTAGAGAGTTTAACCAATGAAGCTGCTATCCTGGCAATGCGTGAGGAAGCTAGTGAAATTAACGAACACCATTTACATGAGGCTGTTGAAAAGGTGATGTTGGGGGAAAAGCTTGATCGAAAACCAACCACAGAGGAATTAAGGCGTATTGCGATTCATGAAAGTGGCCATGCCCTCCTGGCAGAAACGGTTCGACCAAATTCTGTTTCCCAGGTCTCTATTCGGTCTAGAGGAAATGCTCTTGGTTACGTTCGCCATTACCCCAAAGATGATCTATATCTTTACACAAAGGATATGTTGGAAGAGCAGATTATGGTGGCCTTAGCAGGAGCAGTTGCTGAAGAACAGATTTTAGGAACCCGGAGCACCGGTGCCGCCGGAGATTATGAGCAAGCTTTAAACCTTGTTGAAAAGATGCTGCTGGCAGGTATGTCTTCTTTGGGAGTTACTGATATTTCTCGCTTGAATGCAGATCAACGTCAAACTGAGACAAGAGATATTTTGACTGGGCTTGAAGAACGAACGACAAAAATACTTAAGGCGAACATTGAAACCTTATTGAGGATTACAAAGATTCTTGAAGAAGAAGAGACTTTAGGCGGGGAAGTCTTAAGATCTTATTTGCAGACTGTAGCCTAA
- a CDS encoding DEAD/DEAH box helicase, which translates to MMVERLQTFGDIQLSKPLLQALSEMGFEEPSPIQKEAIPVALDGVDLIGQAQTGTGKTAAFGIPITEKVNAKFQAVQALIVTPTRELAIQVSEEIAKLGKYKHVKPLPIYGGQPIDRQIRALRMGYQVVVGTPGRLLDHLNRGTLRLQHVKMVVLDEADEMLDMGFIDDIESLLREVPAEGKQVLLFSATMPPGIRKLAQTYMNSPRSVTVSRDELTVPLIDQVFYETRESIKVDALGRIIDMEDIGQGIIFCRTKRGVDELVVALEARGYFADALHGDLSQQQRDRVMKRFRDGKTELLIATDVAARGLDINNVTHVINFDIPQDPVSYVHRIGRTGRIGRKGQAITLISPKEYRQLRLIENLIKTRIKRQELPSLADISERQAENIKMQLIKLMQSNRLGNYRAIVGDLLQEYDSMDVAAAALKYAIEGANVDELVEGKDSDEQLFANTGASAGMVRFFINIGRVQQVRPQDIIRWIADQSGISGNSIGIINIYDKFTFVEIPEKYASRVQSCMHQTMIKGRKVSVEPAKARENF; encoded by the coding sequence GTGATGGTTGAACGTTTACAGACCTTTGGGGATATACAGTTAAGTAAACCACTTTTACAAGCTTTATCGGAGATGGGCTTTGAAGAGCCTTCTCCAATTCAAAAAGAAGCAATTCCGGTTGCTCTAGACGGAGTAGATCTTATCGGACAGGCGCAGACAGGTACGGGTAAAACAGCTGCTTTTGGAATTCCTATTACGGAAAAAGTTAATGCTAAGTTTCAAGCAGTTCAGGCGCTGATTGTAACCCCTACACGAGAGCTAGCTATTCAGGTTTCGGAAGAAATTGCTAAGCTTGGCAAATATAAGCACGTAAAACCCTTGCCAATCTATGGCGGGCAGCCTATTGATCGCCAAATTCGGGCATTACGAATGGGTTATCAAGTAGTTGTTGGAACACCTGGCAGGTTATTGGACCATCTGAACCGGGGAACGTTGCGTTTGCAGCACGTAAAAATGGTAGTTTTGGATGAGGCTGATGAAATGCTGGATATGGGCTTTATCGATGACATCGAGAGTCTTCTCCGGGAAGTTCCGGCAGAAGGTAAGCAAGTCTTGCTTTTCTCGGCTACCATGCCTCCCGGAATTCGCAAATTAGCCCAAACTTACATGAACTCCCCGCGTTCTGTTACGGTTAGTCGGGATGAATTAACCGTGCCATTGATTGATCAGGTTTTCTATGAGACTAGAGAAAGTATTAAAGTGGATGCCTTAGGGCGGATCATTGACATGGAGGATATCGGTCAGGGGATTATTTTTTGCCGTACAAAACGCGGAGTCGATGAACTGGTAGTGGCCCTCGAGGCCAGGGGATATTTTGCTGATGCATTGCATGGAGATTTAAGCCAACAACAACGGGATCGAGTTATGAAGCGGTTTAGGGATGGGAAGACTGAATTGCTAATTGCTACAGATGTTGCTGCCCGAGGCTTAGATATTAATAATGTGACTCATGTTATCAACTTTGATATTCCACAAGATCCGGTGTCCTATGTGCATCGAATTGGACGAACCGGGCGAATTGGCCGTAAGGGGCAAGCAATAACCTTAATATCCCCCAAAGAATATCGCCAGCTTCGCCTAATCGAAAATCTCATTAAGACCAGGATTAAACGGCAGGAGCTGCCTTCCTTGGCGGATATTAGTGAGCGTCAAGCTGAAAATATCAAAATGCAGTTGATTAAGTTAATGCAAAGCAATCGACTGGGAAACTACCGTGCAATTGTTGGGGACTTGCTCCAGGAATATGATTCTATGGATGTAGCGGCTGCTGCCTTAAAATATGCCATAGAAGGAGCAAATGTCGATGAACTTGTTGAAGGCAAAGACTCAGACGAACAGCTCTTTGCGAACACGGGAGCATCTGCAGGTATGGTGCGCTTTTTTATAAACATCGGAAGAGTTCAACAAGTCCGGCCTCAGGATATTATCCGCTGGATTGCAGATCAAAGCGGGATCTCTGGAAACAGTATTGGAATAATAAATATATATGATAAATTTACCTTTGTAGAAATTCCTGAAAAATATGCTTCTAGAGTCCAGAGTTGTATGCATCAGACTATGATTAAAGGTCGCAAAGTGAGCGTCGAACCAGCTAAAGCACGTGAAAATTTTTGA
- the recA gene encoding recombinase RecA, which yields MAETNKLKALDIALAQIEKQFGKGSIMKLGESSTDRMIDIIPTGSLAIDLALGVGGVPRGRIIEIYGPESSGKTTVALHIIAEAQKLGGAAAFIDAEHALDPVYAKALGVNIDDLLVAQPDTGEQGLEICEALVRSAAVDVVVVDSVAALVPRAEIEGEMGDNHVGLHARLMSQALRKLTGSISKSNTCVVFINQIREKIGVMFGSPETTTGGRALKFYASIRMDIRRQEAIKSGQDVIGNKTRVKVVKNKVAPPFKQADFDIMYGEGISREGSIVDIGTEMEIIAKSGAWYSYNGERLGQGRENVKEHLKQHPEIALELEQRIRANLMPVAATADKEADTFEEF from the coding sequence ATGGCCGAAACGAATAAGCTCAAGGCACTTGATATTGCTCTTGCTCAGATTGAAAAGCAATTCGGCAAAGGTTCGATTATGAAACTGGGAGAGTCCTCGACAGATAGGATGATTGATATTATTCCGACAGGTTCTTTGGCAATTGACCTGGCCTTAGGAGTTGGAGGGGTGCCTAGAGGGAGGATTATCGAAATCTACGGACCGGAGTCTTCAGGAAAAACTACAGTAGCCCTTCATATTATTGCGGAGGCGCAGAAATTGGGGGGAGCAGCTGCATTTATAGATGCAGAGCATGCCCTTGATCCGGTATATGCTAAAGCATTAGGGGTTAATATTGATGACTTGCTTGTTGCCCAGCCTGATACAGGGGAACAGGGCTTAGAAATCTGTGAAGCTCTTGTGCGCAGTGCTGCCGTCGATGTAGTCGTGGTTGACTCTGTTGCTGCTTTAGTGCCGCGAGCCGAGATCGAAGGCGAAATGGGGGACAACCATGTCGGCTTGCATGCTCGACTAATGTCTCAGGCCTTGCGGAAGCTGACCGGATCAATCAGCAAGAGTAATACTTGTGTTGTGTTTATTAATCAAATCCGTGAAAAGATCGGAGTAATGTTTGGTAGCCCGGAAACCACAACCGGTGGGCGTGCTCTCAAGTTTTATGCCTCAATTCGGATGGATATACGTCGTCAAGAAGCCATAAAGTCAGGTCAGGATGTAATTGGTAATAAGACCCGGGTAAAAGTGGTCAAGAATAAGGTTGCCCCTCCTTTTAAACAAGCTGATTTTGACATTATGTATGGTGAAGGTATTTCACGTGAAGGAAGTATTGTCGATATCGGAACAGAGATGGAGATAATCGCCAAGTCAGGTGCCTGGTATTCCTATAATGGAGAGCGGTTGGGGCAGGGACGTGAGAATGTCAAGGAGCACCTTAAACAACATCCGGAAATAGCTCTTGAGCTAGAACAACGGATTCGCGCTAACTTAATGCCAGTAGCAGCTACCGCTGATAAAGAGGCAGACACGTTTGAAGAGTTCTAA
- the pgsA gene encoding CDP-diacylglycerol--glycerol-3-phosphate 3-phosphatidyltransferase: MNLPNRLTLARIVLIPVFMTLLLLKFPKGYTLFPYQDLVAAVIFILAAATDGLDGYIARKRNQVTNLGKFMDPLADKLLVSAALISLVQLGEVTAWIAWIILAREFAVTGLRAIAAVDRVVISASKLGKIKTTTQVIAISAILLHDWPLSLVGIYIGQPLLYIALFFTVISGLDYLMKSRKLLRK, translated from the coding sequence GTGAATTTACCCAATCGATTAACCCTGGCTAGAATTGTATTGATACCTGTTTTTATGACCTTATTGTTATTGAAATTTCCAAAAGGTTATACGCTTTTTCCCTATCAAGACTTGGTGGCGGCGGTCATCTTTATCCTGGCTGCTGCTACAGATGGCTTAGATGGCTATATTGCGCGCAAGCGCAATCAAGTTACGAATTTAGGTAAATTCATGGATCCCTTAGCTGACAAGCTTTTAGTATCAGCAGCTCTAATATCTTTAGTTCAACTCGGAGAGGTTACGGCGTGGATTGCATGGATCATCTTGGCCAGAGAGTTTGCAGTTACAGGCCTTCGAGCCATTGCTGCCGTAGACAGGGTTGTGATAAGTGCCAGTAAACTTGGTAAAATTAAAACCACGACTCAAGTAATTGCTATTTCAGCAATATTATTACACGATTGGCCACTTTCTCTTGTAGGTATATATATTGGTCAACCGCTTTTGTACATAGCCCTGTTTTTCACAGTTATTTCAGGTCTTGATTATCTGATGAAGTCTCGTAAATTATTACGCAAGTAG
- a CDS encoding competence/damage-inducible protein A has translation MKAEVVSTGTELLLGETLNTSTHYLTGKLSSLGIEVDYHTTVGDNPERLEQVLRQAIERSDLIVTTGGLGPTIDDLTKELVAKVLDLKMEIDSASLEQIKQFFGRRKAPMPSSNEKQAFFPTGSKILPNPIGTAPGALITKDNKTIVILPGPPFEMQPMFDNYVWPELEQVIGLHAERMNERVLKVFGMGESAIEKVLYDLMNLPNLTMALLAKRAEMHIRLVARSTEIMSGEANKALDQVEEEIRRRLGNKVFGRDQETMVSIVGRTLNNKNLTISTAESCTGGLLGAALTQEPGSSKFYLGGVVSYSNSLKQGLLGVSEKNLKAFGAVSEEVAKEMAFGIRSKTGSDLAISTTGIAGPDGGSDEKPVGLVYIGFATAKGVHAEKFQFYGERESVRQLTVQAALNGVRLIC, from the coding sequence ATGAAAGCTGAAGTTGTCTCAACTGGGACTGAATTATTACTTGGAGAAACCCTCAATACCAGTACTCACTATTTAACAGGAAAACTGTCGTCATTAGGCATTGAAGTAGACTACCATACGACCGTAGGGGACAATCCAGAGCGATTAGAACAAGTTTTACGCCAAGCAATTGAGCGCAGTGATCTTATCGTTACAACTGGAGGGTTGGGTCCAACAATAGATGACTTAACAAAGGAACTGGTTGCTAAAGTCTTAGATTTGAAAATGGAGATAGATTCCGCAAGTTTAGAACAGATTAAGCAGTTCTTTGGCCGCAGAAAAGCTCCAATGCCTTCTAGTAATGAGAAACAAGCATTCTTTCCCACAGGTTCAAAGATCTTGCCTAACCCTATAGGAACCGCTCCGGGAGCTCTTATTACTAAAGATAACAAGACCATTGTTATCTTGCCTGGTCCTCCTTTTGAAATGCAGCCTATGTTTGATAATTATGTTTGGCCAGAGTTAGAGCAAGTGATTGGGCTGCATGCTGAACGGATGAATGAACGTGTCCTTAAAGTTTTTGGTATGGGAGAATCTGCTATTGAGAAAGTACTTTATGACCTGATGAATCTTCCTAATCTTACGATGGCCTTATTGGCTAAAAGAGCTGAGATGCACATTCGTTTAGTTGCCAGAAGCACGGAAATCATGTCGGGTGAGGCTAATAAGGCTCTGGATCAAGTGGAAGAGGAGATTCGCCGGCGTTTAGGAAATAAAGTATTTGGGCGAGATCAAGAAACTATGGTCAGCATTGTTGGAAGAACTCTAAATAACAAGAATTTAACAATTTCTACTGCTGAATCATGTACTGGAGGCTTGCTTGGGGCCGCTTTAACTCAGGAACCGGGCAGCTCCAAGTTTTATTTAGGTGGAGTAGTGAGTTATTCAAATTCTTTAAAACAGGGCCTACTAGGTGTAAGTGAGAAAAACCTTAAAGCATTTGGAGCAGTGAGTGAAGAGGTTGCCAAGGAAATGGCATTTGGTATTCGTTCCAAGACAGGATCAGATCTGGCTATCTCAACAACAGGAATAGCAGGGCCAGATGGAGGCAGTGATGAGAAACCAGTGGGACTAGTTTACATTGGTTTTGCAACGGCTAAGGGTGTCCATGCTGAAAAATTTCAGTTTTATGGGGAACGGGAGTCTGTTCGTCAGTTGACCGTTCAAGCTGCCCTTAATGGAGTACGCCTGATATGTTGA
- the phoU gene encoding phosphate signaling complex protein PhoU, with protein sequence MRQSLNEGQFVLIQLLKDMGKEVERILLGCMQTLISLDRIQADYWIAEDQKINDFERQVDDECVRLIATQQPVAKDLRKIISAMKISTDLERMGDLAIDIAKIVRRIEGPLIKQLIDIPLMAEKALEMMRRGLEAYANEDMELANGLADQDDQVDQLYKKVVRDLLVIMTERPEVLDQGMYLAFVGRYLERFADHATNIGENVIYIATAGRQDLNK encoded by the coding sequence ATGAGACAGTCACTTAACGAAGGACAATTTGTTTTAATCCAGTTACTTAAAGATATGGGAAAAGAGGTTGAGCGTATTTTATTGGGTTGTATGCAGACGTTGATTTCTTTAGATCGAATACAAGCAGATTATTGGATTGCCGAAGATCAGAAAATTAACGATTTCGAACGTCAAGTCGATGATGAATGTGTGCGTTTAATTGCAACCCAGCAGCCTGTTGCCAAAGATTTACGGAAAATCATTTCAGCAATGAAAATATCCACTGACCTTGAACGCATGGGGGATTTAGCCATTGATATAGCCAAGATTGTCCGGAGAATCGAGGGGCCTTTAATTAAGCAGCTTATTGATATTCCGCTGATGGCTGAGAAAGCTCTTGAAATGATGAGACGAGGCTTAGAAGCCTATGCTAACGAGGATATGGAACTTGCCAATGGTTTAGCTGATCAAGATGATCAAGTTGATCAGCTGTATAAGAAAGTTGTCAGAGATTTACTGGTAATTATGACAGAAAGGCCAGAAGTTTTAGATCAAGGTATGTACTTAGCCTTTGTGGGGCGATACCTAGAAAGGTTTGCAGATCACGCAACTAATATTGGAGAAAATGTCATATACATTGCAACAGCCGGGAGACAGGATTTAAACAAGTGA
- the rimO gene encoding 30S ribosomal protein S12 methylthiotransferase RimO, whose translation MTKKVAVVTLGCPKNQVDSEVMSGLLAKDHIFVENPEEAEVIVVNTCTFIQSAKEESIEAIFEMANLKKSGNCQTLIAAGCLAQRYGSELMQDIPELDGVLGTGNIDEITKLVQATEESRTSLIKQGTPDFLHNEQMARIRSTPDYLAYVKVAEGCDNYCTYCVIPYVRGRFRSRPLESVIHEVKEMAAQGVKEILVMGQDTTRYGQDLYNEFRLPELIRELARIEGIEWIRLMYCYPERFTDELIEVMRQEPKVCKYIDLPLQHADNKILRDMNRRGTIEQAEILINKLRTAIPDITLRTTMITGFPGETEQEFQTMLDFIKRVQFDRLGVFAYSQEENTPAGQREDQVPVELREQRRDQIMEIQQSISRQRLQRWVNRIVKVLIEVKLPDGRWMGRTEGDAPEIDGQVYIRDTQVSFEEGEMVKVRIIEADNYDLVGVVVS comes from the coding sequence TTGACTAAGAAAGTTGCAGTTGTCACTTTAGGTTGTCCCAAAAATCAAGTGGACAGTGAAGTGATGTCAGGTTTACTGGCTAAGGATCACATATTTGTCGAAAACCCTGAAGAGGCAGAAGTTATTGTTGTAAATACCTGTACGTTTATTCAATCTGCCAAGGAAGAATCTATTGAAGCCATTTTTGAAATGGCCAATCTTAAGAAATCTGGTAATTGTCAGACCTTGATTGCAGCTGGCTGTTTAGCCCAAAGATATGGTTCAGAATTAATGCAGGATATTCCTGAATTAGATGGTGTTCTTGGAACAGGGAATATCGATGAAATAACAAAGTTAGTTCAAGCGACTGAAGAATCACGTACCTCTCTGATTAAGCAAGGAACGCCGGATTTTCTTCACAATGAACAGATGGCCAGAATCCGTTCTACACCGGATTATCTGGCTTATGTAAAAGTTGCCGAGGGTTGCGATAACTATTGTACTTATTGTGTTATTCCCTATGTACGCGGGCGTTTTCGTAGCCGCCCTCTGGAATCTGTAATTCATGAAGTAAAAGAAATGGCTGCTCAAGGTGTTAAGGAAATCCTGGTTATGGGCCAAGATACCACGCGTTATGGACAGGATCTATATAATGAATTTCGACTTCCTGAGCTCATTCGTGAGCTTGCTCGTATAGAAGGAATCGAATGGATTAGATTAATGTATTGTTATCCGGAGCGTTTCACGGATGAATTAATTGAAGTTATGCGCCAAGAACCGAAGGTTTGTAAATATATTGACTTACCGCTGCAACATGCGGATAATAAAATATTAAGAGATATGAATCGACGGGGAACTATTGAGCAAGCAGAGATCCTGATTAATAAATTACGGACTGCAATCCCGGACATAACTCTGCGAACAACTATGATTACTGGTTTTCCCGGAGAAACTGAGCAGGAATTTCAAACCATGCTTGATTTTATTAAGCGTGTCCAATTTGATCGGCTTGGAGTTTTTGCCTACTCTCAAGAGGAAAATACCCCGGCAGGTCAAAGAGAAGATCAGGTACCCGTGGAACTCCGTGAACAGCGTAGAGATCAGATTATGGAAATTCAACAAAGTATATCTCGGCAAAGACTTCAGCGTTGGGTTAATAGAATTGTTAAGGTGCTTATAGAGGTAAAACTGCCCGATGGCCGGTGGATGGGACGAACAGAAGGGGATGCTCCAGAAATCGATGGTCAAGTCTATATCAGGGATACTCAGGTCTCATTTGAAGAAGGGGAAATGGTCAAAGTTCGCATCATTGAGGCGGATAACTACGATTTAGTGGGAGTGGTTGTCTCGTGA